In Balearica regulorum gibbericeps isolate bBalReg1 chromosome 2, bBalReg1.pri, whole genome shotgun sequence, one DNA window encodes the following:
- the MRPL55 gene encoding large ribosomal subunit protein mL55 isoform X1 yields the protein MAAASRALSSALRLDAVPRLLPPIATSSRSNSNRASIAHLHRQLYGRLYPVLLVKTDGSTVHLRYKEPKRILMLPLDSSTLPEAERKARLRRQFPTKPKAAVEETFEGIDLGTYKRFWKK from the exons ATGGCGGCCGCCAGCCGGGCGCTGAG CAGCGCCCTGCGCCTTGACGCcgtccccaggctgctgccgcCGATCGCCACCTCCAGCCGCAGCAACTCCAACCGCGCCTCCATCGCTCACCTCCACAGGCAGCTCTACGGCCGGCTCTACCCCGTCCTCCTGGTCAAGACCGACGGCTCAACCGTTCACCTTCGCTACAAAGAGCCCAAGAGGATTCTCATG CTGCCCCTGGACAGCAGCACGCTGCCCGAGGCGGAGCGCAAGGCCCGGCTGAGGAGGCAGTTCCCCACCAAGCCGAAGGCTGCCGTGGAGGAGACCTTCGAGGGCATCGACCTGGGCACCTACAAGCGGTTCTGGAAGAAGTGA
- the MRPL55 gene encoding large ribosomal subunit protein mL55 isoform X2 yields the protein MAAASRALSALRLDAVPRLLPPIATSSRSNSNRASIAHLHRQLYGRLYPVLLVKTDGSTVHLRYKEPKRILMLPLDSSTLPEAERKARLRRQFPTKPKAAVEETFEGIDLGTYKRFWKK from the exons ATGGCGGCCGCCAGCCGGGCGCTGAG CGCCCTGCGCCTTGACGCcgtccccaggctgctgccgcCGATCGCCACCTCCAGCCGCAGCAACTCCAACCGCGCCTCCATCGCTCACCTCCACAGGCAGCTCTACGGCCGGCTCTACCCCGTCCTCCTGGTCAAGACCGACGGCTCAACCGTTCACCTTCGCTACAAAGAGCCCAAGAGGATTCTCATG CTGCCCCTGGACAGCAGCACGCTGCCCGAGGCGGAGCGCAAGGCCCGGCTGAGGAGGCAGTTCCCCACCAAGCCGAAGGCTGCCGTGGAGGAGACCTTCGAGGGCATCGACCTGGGCACCTACAAGCGGTTCTGGAAGAAGTGA